A region of Liolophura sinensis isolate JHLJ2023 chromosome 8, CUHK_Ljap_v2, whole genome shotgun sequence DNA encodes the following proteins:
- the LOC135472466 gene encoding transmembrane protein 233-like yields MSVYPDKEGYGQQYPSAGYSHNTTVVTTQPNVTYVQANNPPPNNHMALAIVSCLCCFWPLGLVAIIFSSMSADAARSGDYDTAQTKAKVSLGLSISAIIVGVLTVTIILIVYFTVGFYTTTTVRYYG; encoded by the exons ATGTCAG TTTACCCGGATAAGGAGGGGTATGGCCAGCAGTATCCCAGTGCAGGCTATTCGCACAACACTACTGTCGTG ACTACTCAGCCGAATGTCACGTACGTACAGGCAAACAACCCTCCGCCAAACAACCATATGGCCCTGGCCATTGTCTCGTGCCTATGCTGTTTCTGGCCTCTCGGACTGGTGGCCATCATTTTCTCCAGCATG TCTGCAGACGCAGCCAGGTCCGGGGATTACGACACGGCTCAGACCAAAGCTAAGGTGTCACTGGGACTGTCCATCTCCGCCATCATTGTCGGTGTTCTTACAGTCACCATTATTCTCATCGTCTACTTCACCGTGGGCTTTTATACCACCACCACCGTCCGTTATTACGGATAG